A portion of the Mesobacillus sp. AQ2 genome contains these proteins:
- the purD gene encoding phosphoribosylamine--glycine ligase, with the protein MKVLVVGKGGREHAICKKVSESPLVTEVLVAPGNPGMEDCAKLVSINEMDTEGLVSFAKEQQIGLTIIGPEVPLLEGLADIFIEEGLKVFGPRKAAAIIEGSKSFAKDLMKKYGIPTAAYETFTDYAEARDYLAKVGAPIVIKADGLAAGKGVVVAMTMQQAEQALQEMLLDGKFGEASASVVMEQFLPGEEFSLMAFVNGETVIPLEIAQDHKRAFDGDKGPNTGGMGAYSPVPHIKKDSIEEAVQKILIPAAIAMEMEGRSFTGILYAGLIETAEGPKVIEFNARFGDPETQVILPRMKSDLVEVILELLEGRKPEIEWHKEAMVGVVVAANGYPEEYGKGAELKGIESMSDVFHAGTAKNVQGKFVTNGGRVLLVGAKADSLKEAQQKVYAELEKLDCPETFYRKDIGSRAIGHVSC; encoded by the coding sequence ATGAAGGTTCTGGTGGTTGGCAAAGGCGGCCGGGAGCATGCGATTTGCAAGAAGGTCAGTGAGAGTCCGCTGGTTACAGAGGTTTTAGTGGCCCCGGGCAATCCGGGTATGGAGGATTGCGCGAAATTGGTCTCGATAAATGAAATGGATACAGAGGGTCTTGTTTCATTTGCGAAGGAGCAGCAAATCGGGCTGACAATCATCGGTCCGGAGGTTCCCTTGTTGGAAGGGCTGGCTGATATTTTCATTGAAGAGGGACTCAAAGTTTTTGGTCCCCGAAAAGCAGCAGCGATCATCGAGGGCAGCAAATCGTTTGCAAAGGACTTGATGAAAAAGTACGGCATTCCTACTGCTGCTTACGAGACATTCACGGACTATGCCGAGGCAAGGGATTATCTTGCGAAGGTAGGAGCTCCGATTGTCATCAAAGCGGACGGACTGGCAGCGGGAAAAGGCGTCGTTGTCGCGATGACGATGCAGCAAGCGGAACAGGCGCTGCAGGAAATGTTGCTAGACGGCAAATTTGGCGAAGCCTCCGCAAGCGTGGTCATGGAGCAATTTTTACCTGGGGAAGAGTTTTCGCTGATGGCGTTCGTGAACGGAGAAACTGTGATCCCGCTTGAAATCGCCCAGGACCATAAGCGTGCATTCGATGGCGACAAGGGGCCTAACACCGGCGGGATGGGAGCGTACTCCCCGGTGCCGCATATCAAAAAGGATTCGATCGAAGAAGCAGTGCAGAAAATCCTCATTCCTGCAGCAATCGCAATGGAAATGGAAGGCCGGAGCTTTACAGGTATTCTGTATGCCGGGCTGATAGAGACGGCAGAAGGTCCAAAAGTGATTGAATTCAATGCAAGATTCGGCGACCCGGAAACACAGGTGATCCTGCCGAGGATGAAATCGGATTTGGTCGAGGTGATCCTCGAACTGCTTGAAGGGCGCAAACCTGAAATTGAATGGCATAAGGAAGCGATGGTCGGCGTAGTGGTCGCGGCCAATGGCTATCCGGAGGAGTATGGAAAAGGGGCTGAACTCAAAGGCATTGAGAGCATGTCAGATGTTTTCCATGCAGGCACGGCGAAAAACGTCCAGGGTAAGTTCGTGACAAACGGCGGCAGGGTGCTGCTTGTCGGTGCAAAAGCGGACTCGCTAAAGGAAGCGCAGCAAAAAGTATATGCTGAGCTCGAAAAGCTGGACTGCCCGGAAACCTTTTATCGCAAGGATATCGGCAGCAGAGCTATCGGGCACGTCTCTTGCTAG
- a CDS encoding DUF2892 domain-containing protein — MKVRPNIGIINALVRITAGLTILAWSTSKMVKRPWKDSYLFIAMLGAMKVGEGIVRYCPLTAAYEKGQDMMEQKNSEDEDSEGWIQYNPS; from the coding sequence ATGAAGGTACGTCCGAATATCGGTATCATCAATGCACTTGTGAGAATTACGGCGGGGCTGACGATCCTGGCATGGTCGACTTCCAAAATGGTGAAGCGTCCTTGGAAGGATTCCTACCTTTTCATTGCGATGCTTGGCGCGATGAAAGTCGGGGAAGGAATTGTCCGCTACTGTCCGCTCACTGCTGCCTATGAAAAAGGCCAGGACATGATGGAGCAAAAGAATTCTGAGGATGAGGACTCTGAAGGATGGATCCAGTATAACCCTAGTTGA
- a CDS encoding EYxxD motif small membrane protein, with the protein MFWEYIMDVSFVWIALIGSIIALLLVYIKGSSKRRAR; encoded by the coding sequence ATGTTCTGGGAATATATCATGGACGTCAGCTTCGTCTGGATTGCACTGATCGGAAGCATCATTGCCCTGCTTCTTGTCTATATTAAGGGTTCTAGCAAGAGACGTGCCCGATAG